In Zingiber officinale cultivar Zhangliang chromosome 8B, Zo_v1.1, whole genome shotgun sequence, a single genomic region encodes these proteins:
- the LOC122014458 gene encoding uncharacterized protein LOC122014458, producing the protein MGLVAAYRSAIRRCRFVLRHGPISSSSSSSFPTRTASGGGCMLTDQREEEEAEEETEEVASALLSLRCTRSSAAARSAAVKRSPRIRVRTAAGGGGSGSWNPPGGLRSMNKVSEAKFSKLCYSQSLRPRNILTENLTVLAI; encoded by the exons ATGGGTCTCGTGGCGGCGTACAGGTCGGCCATCAGACGGTGCCGCTTCGTCCTCCGCCACGGCCCCATCTCCTCCTCGTCGTCCTCCTCGTTTCCGACGAGGACGGCCTCGGGCGGCGGCTGCATGTTGACGGACCAacgagaggaggaggaggctGAGGAGGAGACTGAGGAGGTGGCTTCGGCGCTGCTCTCGCTGAGGTGCACCAGAAGCTCCGCCGCAGCCAGATCGGCCGCCGTGAAGAGATCTCCGCGGATCCGCGTGCGCACCGCCGCTGGAGGCGGCGGGAGCGGGAGCTGGAATCCGCCG GGGGGATTACGATCGATGAACAAAGTTTCCGaagcaaaattttcaaaactgTGCTACTCCCAGAGTCTCAGGCCAAGAAATATTCTTACAGAAAACCTCACCGTATTGGCCATCTAA
- the LOC122017842 gene encoding uncharacterized protein LOC122017842 has protein sequence MALTARLRELMKKYGTVALGVHFSVSAASITGFYVAIKNNVDVNSMFEKVGLSSGVPDKEPSASSPSSGGGDGDGDGGWGNEVVLDGHESPPPREEQKKRSRTAELAASSGGAFALAILCNKALLPIRVPITIALTPPVARFLARRNLIKKHV, from the exons ATGGCATTGACGGCGCGGTTGCGGGAGCTGATGAAGAAGTACGGCACGGTGGCGCTCGGCGTCCACTTCTCCGTCTCTGCCGCCTCCATCACCGGCTTCTACGTCGCCATCAAAAACAACGTAGACGTCAATTCCATGTTCGAGAAGGTTGGCCTTTCGTCCGGCGTCCCTGATAAGGAGCCCTCTGCTTCATCTCCCTCCTCTGGCGggggcgacggcgacggcgacggcggcTGGGGCAACGAAGTCGTCTTAGACGGCCATGAATCTCCGCCGCCGAGGGAGGAACAGAAGAAGAGGAGTAGGACAGCGGAGCTGGCGGCTTCCTCTGGCGGTGCTTTTGCTCTTGCGATACTCTGCAACAAGGCCCTGCTTCCGATCAGAGTACCTATAACAATTGCTCTCACGCCGCCAGTAGCAAGGTTCTTGGCTCGGAGGAATCTCATCAAGAAGCAT GTTTGA